The Bradyrhizobium sp. WSM471 genome includes the window CATCGATGATGCGCAGCATGCCATGCTTGTCGGCCGCGGGGTCGCGCAACGCCTCATAGATCTTGCGCTTCTCGAGAGAGGCCGCATACCCCTCATTGTCCACACAGATCACCAATTGCTTGCTTCGCGACTTCGTCATGATTTTCAGAGCAGGCCCTTGAGCTTGAATTCCTTGCGGCCGATGCCGGCAGCCTCATACCAATGTATCTCAGCGATGTGGGTAGAGCCATCGGATAATCGCACCGGGGCAATGCCCTTGCGCTTTCGCCAACGTCCTCGCCCATAGATTCGGCGCAGCCGGGCGACCTCGCGGATGCCGGAGCCGCTGGCGAAGGTTTCGATCTCGGTAATCTCGCCGAGAATCTCGAAGTGCATGGCTTCGATCGTGCCCTTGGGTCCCTGCCTGGGTCAATAGCCGCGGCTCCGCGACGCACCCGGAAACCTTGCGGGCGGGCCGGGGTCATCCCTACCTCATGCTTGCCGGCCCGCAGCGCCTCCAGCGGCCACGGCCGGCCCGGGAGACGGCCATGAACTATCTTCGTACCGCAATGCTGCTCGCAGGCCTCACCGCCCTGTTCATGGGTGTCGGCTATCTGATTGGTGGTGCCGGCGGCGCCATGATTGCGCTCGTCATTGCCGCGGCGACCAATCTCTTCACCTACTGGAACTCCGACCGCATGGTGCTGTCGATGTATGGCGCCCATGAGGTCGACCGCAGCAGCGCGCCGGAGCTGGTCGGGCTCGTTGCCGAGCTTGCGGGCCGCGCCGGCTTGCCGATGCCGCGCGTGTTCCTGATGGACGAGCCGCAGCCCAACGCGTTTGCCACCGGGCGCAATCCCGAGAATGCCGCGGTTGCGGTCACCACCGGGCTGATGCGCCAACTCAGCCGCGAGGAGCTCGCCGGCGTGATCGCGCACGAGCTCGCGCATATCAAGCACCACGACACGCTGCTGATGACCGTGACCGCGACCATTGCGGGTGCAATCTCGATGCTGGCGCAGTTCGGCATGTTCTTCGGAGGCAACCGCGACAACAATGGTCCGGGCATCGTCGGTTCGATCCTGATGATGATCCTCGCCCCGATCGGCGCCATGCTGGTGCAGATGGCGATCAGCCGCACCCGCGAATACGCCGCGGACAATCTCGGCGCTCGCATCGCCGGTCAGCCGATGTGGCTGGCATCGGCGCTGGTGAAGATCGAAGGCGCGGCGCATCAGGTCCCGAATTTGGAGGCGGAGCGAAATCCCGCCACCGCGCACATGTTCATCATCAACCCGCTGTCGGGCCACGGCGTGGACAATCTGTTCGCCACCCATCCCTCGACGCAGAATCGCATCGCGGCGCTTCAGCAGCTCGCAGCCGAGCTCGGCGCGCAGGCGTCGCCGTCGGTCGGCGCCAATGAGAACTACCCGCCGCGAAGCCCGTGGGGCCGCTCGTCTTCACGCGGCCCTTGGGGCCGACGCTGAAGCCGCCCGAATTTGCGCGCTTTGTGACCTGCCGCACACAGGACGGTCTCGGCCGGTGTTAACACCCTGCCGTGACAGTTCCTGCGAAAGGGGATGCGTGGCCGGCCCTTTGCCTGCCGCCGTCGAAGATGACCAAAGCTGCGGTACCATTGTTGATTGTCCTGGGCGTGTTGATTGGCCTGTCCACGCACACTGTCGTCAATTGCGGGGACGAGGACGAGCCCGACATCTGTTCGGCGGTGATCGGCTTCTCGCCGCTGCGCGGCTCGCTGATCGCTTTCGCCTTTGAGGGGCGCGGACGGATCGCGCTGCGCCACGGCGACTGGCGGCGGGCGATCGCGGATTTCGACGAGGCCATCCATCTCAATCCCAACCGCGCCTCGCTCTATCGCGATCGGGCGCTGGCGCGCCGGCAGAACGGCGATCTCGAACTTGCCATCGAGGATTACGACGAGGCGATCGCGCATGATCCCAGGCACGCCGCGCCCTATCACCAGCGCGGTCTCGCGCTCGCGGCCGCCGGCGATCTCGATCGCGCGATTCTGAGCTACAACACCGCGGTCCGCCTCGACCCCTCGGATGCCCAGCCTCGGCTCGACCGCGGCCTCGCCTTCCTCGCCCGCGGCCAGGCGAACGAGGCGCGCGCCGATTTCGAGGCCGCGCTGGCGCTGCCTGCCGGCAAGGACGCCCACACCCGCGATGCGGCGCGCGCAAAACTCGCCGAACTGGCGCGCGCCGAGCCGACCCGGCTCGCCGCGCCAGGGCGGTAGAGATATCTAGAGCTGCGTGCGCCGCTGCAACCCTCTCCCCTTGTGGGAGAGGGTGGCTCGCCGCGAAGCGGCGAGACGGGTGAGGGGTATCTCTCCGCGCGTGAGTCTGCTGCAGTTGGATTCGCGGAAACAACCCCTCATCCGGCGCTTCGCGCCACCTTCTCCCACAAGGGGAGAAGGAAGAAAGTGCGCGCCTACTTCGCCTTCTTGGCTTTGGCCTTCTTGGCCTTCTTCACCGGCTTCTCCTTGGCAGCCTTCTTCTCCACCTTCACTGCGACCGGCGTGCTGGCGGCGATCCGCATCGAGCGCGCGTAGCTGTCGGCGACGTTGTCGGCGGACATCTGCAGGCGCTTGGCGGCGGCAATGGCCTGCTCCATGGTGGCCTTGGCCATCATCTTGAAGCGGTCGCCGGTCTCCTTGCCCTTGGCCTTGGCCGCAAGGCCGTTGAATCGATCCCGCCGCTCCTTGGCGCGGGACATCAGGCCCGTATGCAGCTGTCTGGCCAGTTGCCGGATCACGACATCCAGGTCGGCGTCCGCCATGTTGTTCTATCCTCTTCGAAAACAGTATCGATGCGGGCGGACTATGCAGATCGGGCCCCACCTTGGCAATTCCCGGCCATGCGTCATCCGCAGCTTCCGGTGACCAAAACAGAGCCGCGCTGTTTGCGCGGCTCTTTGTCAGTCGGTCCTGGCCGTTCAGTAGTCGTAGCCGGGATGGCCGGGATAGTATTGCCGATTGCAGGCCCTGCGGCCGCGGTCGTAGGCAGCGGCATCGCCATGGGCGAGCGAGCTGACATATTTCAGGCAGCGCACGTAATTGTCGTTACCGAGCCAGTCCAGGCTAC containing:
- the htpX gene encoding zinc metalloprotease HtpX encodes the protein MNYLRTAMLLAGLTALFMGVGYLIGGAGGAMIALVIAAATNLFTYWNSDRMVLSMYGAHEVDRSSAPELVGLVAELAGRAGLPMPRVFLMDEPQPNAFATGRNPENAAVAVTTGLMRQLSREELAGVIAHELAHIKHHDTLLMTVTATIAGAISMLAQFGMFFGGNRDNNGPGIVGSILMMILAPIGAMLVQMAISRTREYAADNLGARIAGQPMWLASALVKIEGAAHQVPNLEAERNPATAHMFIINPLSGHGVDNLFATHPSTQNRIAALQQLAAELGAQASPSVGANENYPPRSPWGRSSSRGPWGRR
- a CDS encoding tetratricopeptide repeat protein; the encoded protein is MTKAAVPLLIVLGVLIGLSTHTVVNCGDEDEPDICSAVIGFSPLRGSLIAFAFEGRGRIALRHGDWRRAIADFDEAIHLNPNRASLYRDRALARRQNGDLELAIEDYDEAIAHDPRHAAPYHQRGLALAAAGDLDRAILSYNTAVRLDPSDAQPRLDRGLAFLARGQANEARADFEAALALPAGKDAHTRDAARAKLAELARAEPTRLAAPGR